The Camelina sativa cultivar DH55 chromosome 16, Cs, whole genome shotgun sequence sequence GGCAGCCACATGGAATACAAAAGTCGTATCCTTCACATAACAAATTAGCCACACATATATTATCCAAGCATGGTTATCTTCTTCAAAGACGACCTTCACTTGTCTTATCATACAATTTCAAAGTAAACGATAGTGATCACTCACTTATGCATGTACATGAATTTTCAATGTTTATTCTAACAAAgactttgactttttttttataattattattaataaattcaaCAATCATTTCTGGTTGAAATTTTATGACCGGGGAGGTATAATAGTGAACGATCACACTTCCAAATTGCTtcaattggattttttttcatttgctttttttttttttttttatctcacttCCAATGGAAGGGAAGCTTTTCTTGGGCCAATACTTGATATGTGTGTTGTTACTGTTGGGGCAGCTACATGGATGCAAAAGCTGCATTGCGAAAGAAAGGGAAGCTTTGTTGGAGCTAAAGAACTACTTGATGTCAAGGACTCGAGAATCAGGATTCGACTATGTTCTCCCTACTTGGACTAATGGCACAAAGAGTGATTGCTGCCAGTGGGAGGGCATTAAATGCAATCGAACAAGCGGGCGGGTTATTGGGCTTTCTGTTGGAAATATGTACTTTAAAGAGAGCTCTCCTTTAAATATTTCCTTGCTCCATCCCTTTGAAGAGATTCGAAGTCTGAACTTATCCACGGATGGATACAACGAATTCAATGGCTTCTTTGATGACGTAGAAGGTACACCACACTTTTTCCCGCATTTAGTTTTACCCTTGTGGTCTCTGTTTGGAGATATTTTTCCTTACATTGAAAATTTAGAATTCTATATAGGCTATATCAGTATTTCTTCTGATTCTTGAAAGTCAAACTATTTACTTAGATTTTCCCATGCATCAAAAACTTATAGTACTACCATTAGTTACATCCCCTCCTGGCCAGTCCCGTTTTCTTCTATAGATTCCATACAACTCAACTCTCTTAAATCCATTTGCATGTAGAGAAATAAGAACTAGTATATTGCAATCTTATTTTTCTGTTAACAAGATTTTTCGTTTGCAGGTTATAGAAGCTTAAGTAGATTAAAAAACTTGCAGATCATGGATCTCTCAACAAATTATTTCAACAACagcatattttcttttcttaatgcCACTACATCACTTACAACGCTTTTTCTCCCGTATAACGAAATGGATGGCCCTTTTCCTAGTAAAGGTGAGTTTTCTATTTCTAAGGAGGTGCCCATGGAGCAGagtcaatttttagttttaattataattattctaTTGGATTCCCCTTTCAGCActaaaaaacttgaaaaacttGGAACTGTTGGATTTGAGAGCAAACACATTAAGAGGCTCCATGCAAGGTAGCATCTACAACAATTGTGACTACTTAATTGTATAATTGGTTTATGCCATCTcacttatcatcatcatatcaacttaaattatttacggatgtcttttcttgttttttatgcAGAGCTAACTCATCTGAAAAAGCTGAGAGCTCTAGATCTGAGTTCGAATAAATTTTCTAGCTCAATGGAATTGCAAGGCAagcttgcttcttctttttaacgtttttatatatttataaatatgaagGGAGATGAATATAGCTTATTTAAATATAGTTAATGATTATTTTGGGACATACAATATTTTTGGCCTTTGATTATTTCAGAACTAAAGAATATGATTAACTTGGAAGTTTTGAGTCTTGCTCAGAATCATTTAGACGGACCTCTCCCAATAGAAGGTACCCCTATGTTTGCTTCACCTTCAAGATTATGTATGAGAAGTGTCTACTGACTTCTCGAGAGGAATATAATTAACTACTCTTATTATTCAcgttatctttttgttttcaaaattatatttttttgcagtATTTTGTAAAATGAAGAATCTGCGAGAGCTCGATCTCAGAGGAAATCATTTTGTAGGCCATATTCCTCTCTGTTTAGGTAGCTTGTACAAGCTAAAGGTTCTTGACCTCTCATCCAACCAGTTTAGTGGAAATCTACCTTCTAGTTTCAGTAGCCTTGGATCCCTCGAATATCTCTCATTGTCAGATAACAACTTCGCTGGCTCTTTCTCGCTCAATCCACTCACCAACCTAACAAAGCTCAAGGTGTTCAAACTATCATCAAGATCTCATACAGTACAAGTCAAGACAGAGGGTACTTGGAGGCCAAATTTTCAACTAAGTGTTGTTGTGCTACGATCTTGCAGCTTGGAGAAAATCCCTTCCTTTCTTGCGTACCAGAAAAAATTGCGTCTAGTTGATCTATCCAGCAACAAGTTATCTGGAAACATTCCTAGCTGGCTGTTTGAGAATAATCCAGATCTTGAAGTCTTACAGTTGCAAAATAATTCATTCAGTATTTTCCAAATGCATACAATAGTGCATAATTTGCTGGTCTTGGATTTCTCAGCTAATAATATTGGGAAGTTCCCTGATAGTATGGACCATGCACTACCGAATCTGGAACGTTTAAATGGCTCCAATAATGGGTTCCATGGGCATTTTCCAACGTCTATTGGTGAGATGAAGAATATTTCATTCTTGGACCTGTCTTATAATAACTTTTACGGGAAGCTACCAAGAAGCTTTGTCACAGGTTGTGTTTCACTAATATTCCTGAAGCTCTCTCACAACAAATTTAGCGGCCCTTTTCTTCCGAGACAAGCAAACTTCCCTTCGCTTGACGTGTTGAGAATGGATAACAATTTATTTACGGGGAAGATTGGAGGCGGTTTGCGTAACTCTACTTTTTTACGAATCCTTGACATGTCCAACAATGGTCTCGGCGGTGCTATTCCAAGATGGTTGTTTGAATTTCATTATTTGGATTTCTTATTGATATCCAACAATGTCTTAGAAGGTACGATACCACCTTCTTTGTTGGGAATGCCCTTTCTCTCGTTTCTGGACCTTTCTGGAAACAATCTTTCGGGAGCCTTACCGTCACGTGTTGATGGTGTGTGGGGGATATATATGTTCCTACATAACAACAACTTCTCAG is a genomic window containing:
- the LOC104752179 gene encoding probable LRR receptor-like serine/threonine-protein kinase At1g34110 — translated: MEGKLFLGQYLICVLLLLGQLHGCKSCIAKEREALLELKNYLMSRTRESGFDYVLPTWTNGTKSDCCQWEGIKCNRTSGRVIGLSVGNMYFKESSPLNISLLHPFEEIRSLNLSTDGYNEFNGFFDDVEGYRSLSRLKNLQIMDLSTNYFNNSIFSFLNATTSLTTLFLPYNEMDGPFPSKALKNLKNLELLDLRANTLRGSMQELTHLKKLRALDLSSNKFSSSMELQELKNMINLEVLSLAQNHLDGPLPIEVFCKMKNLRELDLRGNHFVGHIPLCLGSLYKLKVLDLSSNQFSGNLPSSFSSLGSLEYLSLSDNNFAGSFSLNPLTNLTKLKVFKLSSRSHTVQVKTEGTWRPNFQLSVVVLRSCSLEKIPSFLAYQKKLRLVDLSSNKLSGNIPSWLFENNPDLEVLQLQNNSFSIFQMHTIVHNLLVLDFSANNIGKFPDSMDHALPNLERLNGSNNGFHGHFPTSIGEMKNISFLDLSYNNFYGKLPRSFVTGCVSLIFLKLSHNKFSGPFLPRQANFPSLDVLRMDNNLFTGKIGGGLRNSTFLRILDMSNNGLGGAIPRWLFEFHYLDFLLISNNVLEGTIPPSLLGMPFLSFLDLSGNNLSGALPSRVDGVWGIYMFLHNNNFSGSLPNTLLQSVQILDLRNNKLSGSIPEFVDTQSINILLLKGNSLTGSIPRQLCYLRNIRLLDLSDNKLNGFIPSCLYNLSFGRLQEDTMALNIPPSFNQVSLELELYKSTFLVDKIEVDRSTYQEVEIKFAAKQRYDSYSGRSEFREGILRLMYGLDLSNNEVSGVIPTEIGDLLKLRVLNLSHNLLSSSIPSTFSNLKDVESLDLSHNVLQGSIPHQLTSLTSLAVFNVSYNNLSGIIPLGRQFNTFDENSYIGNHLLCGPPTNRSCEANKSSEETLIGREEEDDEAAIDMMVFYYSTASTYVTALISIFALMCFDCPWRRAWFRIVDAFIASTKKMFP